From the genome of Deinococcus sp. JMULE3, one region includes:
- a CDS encoding NAD(P)/FAD-dependent oxidoreductase produces the protein MPDFDVIVMGAGHNALVTAAYAAKAGLRVGVFERRHIVGGAVSTEELVPGYRFDYGGSAHILIRMTPVVRELELTRHGLHYLEVDPMFHASDGETPWFIHRDAGRTARELEALFPGQGEAYTKFLDDWTPFARSVADLFNSAPGPLDMGKMVVSSGKGKDWMEQLPRILRPYGDVAREYFTEERVRAPLVWMAAQSGPPPSDPLSAPFLLWHPLYHEGGVARPKGGSGGLTKALKRAIESDGGQVFVNAPVKDILVKDGKAQGIRLENGETYTARAVVSGAHVLTTAGALPDEYVPPAARQVRVGNGFGMILRLALSEKVKYRNHTEPDSRVGLGLLIRNEQQLMKGYGEYLAGEPTSDPPLIAMSFSAVDDSLAPPGGDVLWLWAQYYPYELSSGSWETRTAEARENILNAFEHYAPGTRDTIVGELVQTPQWLETNLGLHRGNVMHLEMSFDQMFSFRPWMKASQYRWPGVQGLYLTGASTHPGGGIMGASGRNAAHVLVKDLTRRRWK, from the coding sequence ATGCCGGATTTCGACGTGATCGTGATGGGCGCGGGCCACAACGCGCTGGTGACCGCCGCGTACGCCGCGAAGGCGGGCCTACGGGTGGGCGTGTTCGAGCGGCGGCACATCGTCGGCGGGGCCGTGAGTACCGAGGAACTCGTGCCGGGGTACCGTTTCGATTACGGCGGGAGCGCGCACATCCTGATCCGCATGACGCCCGTGGTGCGTGAACTGGAACTCACGCGGCACGGCCTGCACTACCTGGAGGTCGACCCGATGTTCCACGCGTCGGACGGGGAGACGCCGTGGTTCATCCACCGAGATGCCGGGCGCACGGCGCGGGAGCTGGAGGCGCTGTTTCCCGGTCAGGGCGAGGCGTACACGAAATTCCTGGATGACTGGACGCCGTTCGCGCGCTCCGTGGCGGACCTGTTCAACTCTGCGCCGGGACCGCTGGACATGGGCAAGATGGTCGTGTCCAGCGGGAAGGGCAAGGACTGGATGGAGCAGCTGCCCCGGATTCTGCGCCCGTATGGGGACGTGGCGCGGGAGTACTTCACGGAGGAGCGGGTGCGCGCCCCGCTGGTGTGGATGGCGGCGCAGAGCGGCCCGCCCCCCAGTGACCCCCTGAGTGCGCCGTTCCTGCTGTGGCACCCCCTGTACCACGAGGGGGGTGTGGCGCGGCCCAAGGGCGGCAGCGGCGGCCTGACGAAAGCCCTGAAGCGCGCCATCGAATCCGACGGCGGGCAGGTGTTCGTGAACGCGCCCGTGAAGGACATCCTGGTCAAGGATGGGAAGGCGCAAGGCATCCGGCTGGAGAACGGCGAGACGTACACCGCGCGGGCCGTCGTGTCCGGCGCGCACGTCCTCACCACGGCGGGCGCGCTGCCGGACGAGTACGTGCCGCCCGCCGCGCGGCAGGTCCGCGTGGGCAACGGCTTCGGGATGATCCTCCGCCTCGCCCTGAGCGAGAAGGTGAAGTACCGGAACCACACCGAACCCGACAGCCGCGTCGGTCTGGGCCTGCTGATCAGGAACGAGCAGCAGCTGATGAAAGGCTACGGCGAGTACCTCGCGGGCGAACCCACCAGCGACCCACCGCTGATCGCCATGAGCTTCAGCGCCGTGGACGACTCCCTGGCCCCTCCCGGCGGGGACGTGCTGTGGCTGTGGGCGCAGTACTACCCCTACGAACTCAGCAGCGGCTCCTGGGAAACCCGCACCGCCGAGGCCCGCGAGAACATCCTGAACGCTTTCGAACACTACGCGCCCGGCACCCGCGACACCATCGTCGGGGAACTCGTCCAGACGCCCCAGTGGCTCGAAACCAACCTCGGCCTGCACCGCGGGAACGTCATGCACCTCGAGATGAGCTTCGACCAGATGTTCTCCTTCCGCCCCTGGATGAAAGCCAGCCAGTACCGCTGGCCCGGCGTGCAGGGCCTCTACCTCACGGGGGCCAGCACCCACCCCGGCGGCGGCATCATGGGTGCGTCCGGCCGCAACGCCGCGCATGTCCTCGTGAAAGACCTGACGCGCCGGCGGTGGAAGTAG
- a CDS encoding lysophospholipid acyltransferase family protein gives MTAPDIPERHAWATGLLSLSIRRSVRGSLGGVWVRGPLPGGGAVLAPNHHSWWDGYVLREVALACGQPFSVLMTGRQLARFPFLRRVGALRADEVRAGVRRARTGWLVVFPEGELHPAGPLRGVQPGAAWIARHAGAPLVPVALRVVLRGAQFPEAFVRVGPPVDAADLPGALVALLAELDADLLGSDPEVPLAGYLRLVPGRASRSDRVDWPSRLLVWLTGDRA, from the coding sequence TTGACCGCCCCTGACATCCCAGAACGGCACGCCTGGGCGACCGGGCTGCTGTCCCTGAGCATCCGCCGCAGCGTGCGCGGCTCTCTGGGCGGCGTGTGGGTGCGCGGCCCGCTGCCGGGCGGCGGGGCGGTGCTCGCGCCGAATCATCACAGCTGGTGGGACGGGTACGTGCTGCGCGAGGTGGCCCTGGCGTGCGGGCAGCCGTTCAGCGTCCTGATGACGGGACGGCAGCTGGCCCGCTTCCCGTTCCTGCGGCGGGTGGGGGCGCTGCGTGCGGACGAGGTGCGGGCCGGGGTGCGCCGCGCCCGCACGGGCTGGCTGGTGGTCTTCCCGGAGGGCGAGTTGCACCCGGCGGGGCCGCTGCGGGGCGTGCAGCCGGGCGCGGCGTGGATCGCCCGGCACGCCGGGGCGCCGCTGGTGCCGGTGGCGCTGCGGGTGGTGCTGCGCGGCGCGCAGTTCCCGGAGGCGTTCGTGCGCGTCGGGCCGCCGGTGGACGCCGCGGACCTGCCGGGTGCCCTGGTGGCGCTGCTGGCCGAACTGGACGCCGACCTGCTGGGCAGTGACCCGGAGGTGCCGCTGGCCGGGTACCTGCGGCTGGTGCCGGGCCGCGCGAGCCGCTCGGACCGGGTGGACTGGCCGTCGCGGCTGCTGGTGTGGCTGACCGGGGACCGCGCGTGA
- a CDS encoding chorismate-binding protein — protein sequence MNASPTPSPALPLLSPAEVLRRVRAAGLPGVVLLESLGPVVAYGARSFLSAAPLRVTHDLPDRPAGDGLFPAWLGGLKYEAARTFGLAAHAPRGEAMWWGEYPSGLVWDRVAGTLSVVGEPHLDWAALLGAPVPPEPTLSVGTFGADDVDYPAGVRAVQELIRAGEVYQVNLSRGVQAAAQGDPLAAYLRLRDVNPSPFMAFADLGDEVVVSCSPERLVRWAGDDLSARPIAGTRRRGDTPEEDAAFEAELRASPKEVAEHTMLVDLVRHDLGRVAAPGSVTVPDLMLVERYSHVMHLVSEVQARARDGVTLRDVLAATFPGGTITGAPKERVMEVTRDLEPGPRGWYTGGLGIVSGPLVDVNILIRTAAFTRTDSGWTVEVRAGGGTVIDADPAREAQETVHKAQALLSVLAGVPGRPAQPPQPPVPGTPWAPPPATSHTGARVLLLDNRDSFTWNLAHDLLALGARVDVRGQHEALDDLLREGPDAVLVGPGPGTPDTSGVTLALTRACLDRRIPLLGVCLGHQALGQVLGGRVERAQPVHGRPEYARHDGSGLFRNVPPDAPFGRYHSLVVRGLPAELITATSQDGEVMALAVPGVPAWGVQFHPESVLSPAGRTLLGNWLRLSQEWRGS from the coding sequence GTGAACGCGAGCCCGACCCCCTCCCCTGCCCTGCCCCTGCTCAGTCCGGCGGAGGTGCTGCGGCGGGTGCGCGCGGCGGGCCTGCCGGGCGTGGTGCTGCTGGAATCGCTGGGGCCGGTCGTGGCGTACGGCGCGCGGTCGTTCCTGAGTGCCGCGCCGCTGCGGGTCACGCACGACCTGCCGGACCGGCCCGCGGGCGACGGGCTGTTCCCGGCGTGGCTGGGCGGCCTGAAGTACGAGGCGGCCCGGACCTTCGGGCTGGCCGCGCACGCCCCGCGCGGCGAGGCGATGTGGTGGGGCGAGTACCCGTCGGGCCTCGTGTGGGACCGCGTGGCGGGCACCCTGAGCGTGGTGGGCGAGCCGCATCTGGACTGGGCGGCGCTGCTGGGCGCGCCGGTGCCGCCCGAGCCGACCCTGAGCGTGGGGACGTTCGGCGCGGACGACGTGGATTACCCGGCGGGCGTGCGGGCCGTGCAGGAGCTGATCCGCGCGGGCGAGGTGTACCAGGTGAACCTCTCGCGCGGCGTGCAGGCGGCCGCGCAGGGGGACCCGCTGGCCGCGTACCTGCGCCTGCGGGACGTGAACCCCAGTCCGTTCATGGCCTTCGCGGACCTGGGGGACGAGGTCGTGGTGTCGTGCAGTCCGGAACGGCTGGTCCGCTGGGCGGGGGACGACCTGAGTGCGCGGCCCATCGCCGGAACCCGCCGCCGGGGCGACACGCCCGAGGAGGACGCGGCGTTCGAGGCGGAACTGCGCGCCAGTCCGAAGGAGGTCGCGGAGCACACCATGCTGGTGGACCTCGTGCGGCACGACCTGGGCCGCGTGGCCGCGCCGGGCAGCGTGACCGTGCCGGACCTGATGCTCGTCGAGCGGTACAGCCACGTGATGCACCTCGTGTCCGAGGTCCAGGCCCGCGCGCGGGACGGCGTGACGCTGCGGGACGTGCTGGCCGCCACCTTCCCCGGCGGGACGATCACCGGCGCGCCGAAGGAACGCGTGATGGAGGTCACCCGCGACCTCGAACCCGGCCCGCGCGGCTGGTACACCGGCGGGCTGGGCATCGTCAGCGGGCCGCTGGTGGACGTGAACATCCTGATCCGCACCGCCGCGTTCACCCGCACGGACAGCGGCTGGACGGTGGAGGTCCGCGCAGGCGGCGGGACCGTCATCGACGCCGACCCCGCCCGCGAGGCACAGGAGACGGTGCACAAGGCGCAGGCGCTCCTGAGTGTCCTGGCGGGCGTGCCGGGCCGCCCCGCGCAGCCGCCGCAACCCCCGGTGCCCGGCACGCCCTGGGCGCCGCCGCCCGCCACGTCCCACACGGGCGCGCGGGTGCTGCTGCTGGACAACCGCGACTCGTTCACGTGGAACCTCGCGCACGACCTGCTGGCGCTGGGCGCGCGGGTGGACGTGCGCGGCCAGCACGAGGCGCTGGACGACCTGCTGCGGGAAGGTCCGGATGCCGTGCTCGTCGGCCCCGGCCCCGGCACGCCCGACACCAGCGGCGTCACGCTGGCCCTGACCCGCGCGTGCCTGGACCGGCGCATTCCGCTGCTGGGCGTGTGCCTGGGGCATCAGGCGCTCGGGCAGGTGCTCGGCGGGCGGGTGGAACGCGCCCAGCCCGTCCACGGACGCCCCGAGTACGCCCGGCACGACGGCAGCGGCCTCTTCCGGAACGTGCCGCCGGACGCGCCGTTCGGGCGGTACCACTCGCTGGTCGTGCGCGGCCTGCCCGCCGAACTGATCACCGCGACCAGCCAGGACGGCGAGGTCATGGCCCTGGCCGTCCCCGGCGTTCCCGCGTGGGGCGTGCAGTTCCACCCGGAGAGCGTCCTGAGTCCCGCCGGCCGCACCCTGCTGGGCAACTGGCTGCGCCTGAGCCAGGAGTGGCGCGGGTCGTGA
- a CDS encoding GNAT family N-acetyltransferase — translation MTSFTVRRLGPDDGAALERLAQDETDFTDELPSPPLTPAAARAYLSDPGVWHWHAEDAGGDPVGFLMAYVHRRRHGEPLDVMFEEIGVRESWRRRGVGRALVDALHAQMRGHGIGSVWVAADNDGARAFYEACGYELDELQGVILSRDVQTDTPA, via the coding sequence ATGACCTCCTTCACGGTTCGCCGCCTGGGCCCGGACGACGGGGCCGCGCTTGAACGGCTCGCACAGGACGAGACCGACTTCACCGACGAGCTGCCCAGCCCACCCCTGACCCCCGCCGCCGCCCGAGCGTACCTGAGCGATCCGGGCGTGTGGCACTGGCACGCCGAGGACGCGGGCGGCGACCCGGTGGGCTTCCTGATGGCGTACGTGCACCGCCGCCGTCACGGCGAGCCGCTGGACGTGATGTTCGAGGAGATCGGCGTGCGCGAGTCCTGGCGGCGTCGGGGCGTGGGCCGCGCCCTGGTGGACGCCCTGCACGCCCAGATGCGGGGGCACGGGATCGGCAGCGTGTGGGTCGCAGCGGACAACGACGGCGCACGGGCGTTCTACGAGGCCTGCGGGTACGAACTCGACGAGTTGCAGGGCGTGATCCTCAGCCGGGACGTGCAGACCGACACACCCGCCTGA
- a CDS encoding aminotransferase class IV, protein MNPLPDVLNDPAWLHGATAFTTVRTRHGQPLLWPAHLERLRSTCAFLGLPHPDPSPPPLDAHPWGLLRVTVTAHGTLHTHRPLTPGPRPQQGVSVRVTDLQIHPQLGAHKTGNYLPYRLAATQAHPHFEGWLQDTRGHVVDGSRTSPLLEIGGDLVVPEGGLPSVTRAAYLTGRPHDTRPVHTRDLSHVTRAWLCGSGTGLVPIRRIDGHTDDLPIHWPAPDDPAFGWPDGD, encoded by the coding sequence GTGAACCCCCTGCCGGACGTTCTGAACGACCCCGCGTGGCTGCACGGCGCGACCGCCTTCACCACCGTCCGCACCCGCCACGGGCAGCCGCTGCTGTGGCCCGCGCACCTGGAGCGGCTGCGCAGCACCTGCGCGTTCCTGGGCCTCCCCCACCCCGACCCCAGCCCACCCCCGCTGGACGCGCACCCCTGGGGCCTGCTGCGCGTCACCGTCACCGCACACGGCACCCTGCACACCCACCGGCCCCTCACGCCCGGCCCGCGCCCCCAGCAGGGCGTCAGCGTGCGCGTCACCGACCTGCAGATCCACCCGCAACTCGGCGCGCACAAGACCGGCAACTACCTCCCGTACCGCCTCGCCGCCACGCAGGCCCACCCGCACTTCGAAGGCTGGCTGCAGGACACGCGCGGACACGTCGTGGACGGCAGCCGCACCTCCCCCCTTCTGGAGATCGGCGGTGACCTCGTCGTCCCTGAAGGCGGCCTCCCGTCCGTCACCCGCGCCGCGTACCTCACGGGTCGCCCACACGACACGCGACCCGTCCACACCCGCGACCTCAGCCACGTCACCCGCGCGTGGCTGTGCGGCAGCGGCACCGGCCTCGTCCCCATCCGCCGCATCGACGGCCACACCGACGACCTCCCCATCCACTGGCCCGCACCGGACGATCCCGCCTTCGGCTGGCCGGACGGGGACTGA
- a CDS encoding metallophosphoesterase: MVTRRAVLRSLLGGGAVAALGGGVGVAQGYRFGVTRHARVLPGLRSPLRVAFLTDLHHGLFIGDGSVGAWVDAANDLRADVVLLGGDLLDARLDDVPPGLLRQLARLRAPLGTFSVWGNHDYGSFGRYASRHYGPVRPDWAARRERFAGQLSGAGVTVLRDEGRPLRDDLWLGGTDDLWFGTPDVTAALEGAGARATLLVTHNPDLLPALPRPAGLVLCGHTHGGQVRLPLLGALMVPSAFGQRYAMGWVTGAHDTPAYVSRGLGLSGLPVRNLCEPEMALLQLSPT; the protein is encoded by the coding sequence ATGGTCACGAGGCGCGCGGTCCTGCGGTCCCTGCTCGGCGGGGGGGCGGTGGCGGCGCTGGGCGGTGGGGTGGGTGTGGCGCAGGGCTACCGTTTCGGCGTGACCCGCCACGCCCGCGTGCTGCCGGGCCTGCGCTCGCCGTTGCGTGTGGCGTTCCTGACGGACCTGCACCACGGGCTGTTCATCGGGGACGGCAGCGTGGGCGCGTGGGTGGACGCCGCGAACGACCTGCGCGCGGACGTGGTCCTGCTGGGCGGGGACCTGCTCGACGCGCGCCTGGACGACGTGCCGCCCGGGCTGCTGCGGCAGCTGGCGCGGCTGCGGGCGCCGCTGGGGACGTTCTCGGTGTGGGGCAACCACGATTACGGGAGTTTCGGTCGGTACGCCAGCCGTCACTACGGCCCGGTCCGGCCGGACTGGGCGGCGCGCCGTGAGCGCTTCGCGGGGCAGCTCTCGGGCGCGGGTGTGACGGTCCTGCGGGACGAGGGGCGCCCGCTGCGGGACGACCTGTGGCTGGGCGGCACGGACGACCTGTGGTTCGGGACGCCGGACGTGACGGCGGCCCTGGAGGGCGCGGGCGCGCGGGCGACGCTGCTCGTCACGCACAACCCGGACCTGCTGCCCGCGCTGCCACGCCCGGCGGGACTGGTGCTGTGCGGGCACACGCACGGCGGGCAGGTGCGGCTGCCGCTGCTGGGCGCCCTGATGGTGCCCAGTGCGTTCGGGCAGCGGTACGCGATGGGCTGGGTGACCGGCGCGCATGACACCCCCGCTTACGTGAGCCGGGGCCTGGGCCTGAGCGGGCTGCCCGTGCGGAACCTGTGCGAGCCGGAAATGGCGCTGTTGCAGCTGTCCCCGACCTGA
- a CDS encoding NUDIX domain-containing protein, translated as MSHEGWLLRTLRAWRSPAPRRRMGAGIAVVNGGDVLLIRRSDTGRWDVPGGGADAGESPEQTARRELREETGLSVGPVRALGVFPHRYTYQDGNVVDWETHVFVAGFAGGEVRASYDATEARWWPLSALPVDVSDASRAYFAALTAVRA; from the coding sequence ATGAGCCATGAGGGCTGGCTGCTGAGGACACTCCGGGCGTGGCGGTCACCGGCGCCCCGGCGCCGCATGGGGGCGGGCATTGCCGTCGTGAACGGCGGGGACGTCCTGCTCATCCGGCGGAGTGACACCGGGCGGTGGGACGTGCCGGGCGGCGGGGCAGACGCCGGGGAGTCGCCGGAACAGACCGCGCGGCGGGAACTGCGTGAGGAGACGGGCCTGAGTGTCGGTCCGGTCCGCGCGCTGGGCGTGTTTCCGCACCGGTACACGTACCAGGACGGGAATGTCGTGGACTGGGAGACGCACGTGTTCGTCGCCGGGTTCGCGGGGGGCGAGGTGCGCGCCTCGTACGACGCCACCGAGGCGCGCTGGTGGCCCCTCTCGGCCCTGCCGGTGGACGTGTCGGACGCCAGTCGCGCCTACTTCGCGGCGTTGACGGCGGTGCGGGCATGA
- a CDS encoding Xaa-Pro peptidase family protein: protein MAPNTAVNALQDGKRRQAQALLQDGEVWLIAARESGVRPEPALTLVAGVDVTWDSLFLLTRAEAVAIVGRFDADAVPPGWTVHGYDADLRALLRAEVTRLGARRVLLNISEDDPLCDGLTSGLERRVRGWLTPGDDLPELEWDSAAPLLGQLRSVKTPAEHAAIREAVNLAEAHLREMAVAARPGWRERDVAAFLHGLCRRDGAEPSWGWDACPNVHIGPDSRPSHAPPGNHALHPGSLLHIDYGVRLNHGYCSDIQRVYRLPDGNPVPEEVQAAFRACWQAIQAGADALRPGTPGHAVDAAARAALVAAGYPEYQHALGHGLGRATHDGGTLLGPRWPRYGQTVESPVRADEVYTLELGVMVPGHGFIGLEEDVIVRDGPPQWLSDRQDDLKPLG, encoded by the coding sequence ATGGCCCCCAACACGGCAGTGAACGCGCTTCAGGACGGCAAGCGGCGGCAGGCGCAGGCCCTGCTTCAGGACGGCGAGGTCTGGCTGATCGCCGCGCGCGAGTCCGGCGTGCGCCCGGAACCTGCCCTGACGCTCGTGGCGGGCGTGGACGTCACCTGGGACAGCCTCTTCCTGCTGACCCGCGCGGAGGCCGTGGCGATCGTGGGCCGCTTCGACGCGGACGCCGTGCCGCCCGGCTGGACCGTGCACGGCTACGACGCGGACCTGCGCGCCCTGCTGCGCGCCGAGGTGACGCGCCTGGGCGCGCGGCGCGTGCTGCTGAACATCAGCGAGGACGACCCGCTGTGCGACGGCCTGACGTCGGGCCTGGAACGCCGGGTGCGCGGCTGGCTGACGCCGGGCGACGACCTGCCCGAGCTGGAGTGGGACAGCGCCGCGCCGCTGCTGGGCCAGCTCCGGTCGGTCAAGACACCGGCGGAACACGCCGCGATCCGGGAGGCCGTGAATCTGGCCGAGGCGCACCTGCGCGAGATGGCGGTCGCCGCCCGCCCCGGCTGGCGTGAGCGGGACGTCGCGGCGTTCCTGCACGGCCTGTGCCGCCGCGACGGCGCCGAGCCCTCCTGGGGCTGGGACGCCTGCCCGAACGTGCACATCGGCCCGGACAGCCGACCCTCGCACGCGCCGCCCGGCAACCACGCCCTGCACCCCGGATCGCTGCTGCACATCGACTACGGCGTGCGTCTGAACCACGGGTACTGCTCGGACATCCAGCGCGTGTACCGCCTGCCCGACGGGAACCCGGTGCCCGAGGAGGTGCAGGCCGCCTTCCGCGCCTGCTGGCAGGCCATTCAGGCGGGCGCGGACGCCCTGCGGCCCGGCACGCCCGGTCACGCCGTGGACGCCGCCGCGCGCGCCGCACTGGTCGCCGCCGGGTACCCCGAGTACCAGCACGCGCTCGGTCACGGCCTGGGCCGCGCCACGCACGACGGCGGCACCCTCCTCGGCCCGCGCTGGCCCCGCTACGGGCAGACCGTCGAGAGCCCCGTGCGCGCGGACGAGGTGTACACCCTGGAACTGGGCGTCATGGTCCCCGGCCACGGCTTCATCGGACTGGAGGAGGACGTGATCGTCCGTGACGGCCCGCCGCAGTGGCTCTCGGACCGGCAGGATGACCTGAAGCCCCTGGGCTGA
- a CDS encoding carotenoid biosynthesis protein: MRVSLSPTVWRAGLGFAALGLAFLGALLVMSGLAVGWALIALGLPLSGVLALAGDALGRNFAGVLAARFAGLLAVTRPWMWFVALYAALKIPVPLWPDGFPVLGLASTGALSVAALLFVWERENAWKAGLMALVAFVLGLGVEVLGSRTGIPFGVYSYATAPGPLLLGVPLIVPLGWFALTLTATSLSGGRPWLAGLLMLLWDVGLEPLMTAQRYWLWSDPLPLWAGAPVQNFLGWWGVGALISWVFTGLAPRLFGLRREEWAWALPWQARDYPLHRGPSLSLLPGGAARGADFRVVYPIEAFFLPGGLVLVGRYAEAGVTLAAMLGGLWLARRVTRFDRP; this comes from the coding sequence ATGAGGGTGTCCCTCTCCCCCACCGTGTGGCGCGCCGGGCTGGGGTTCGCGGCGCTGGGCTTGGCGTTCCTGGGGGCGCTGCTGGTCATGTCTGGTCTGGCGGTGGGCTGGGCGCTGATCGCGCTGGGGCTGCCGCTGTCGGGCGTGCTGGCGCTGGCGGGGGACGCGCTGGGCCGGAACTTCGCGGGGGTGCTGGCGGCGCGGTTCGCGGGGCTGCTGGCGGTGACGCGCCCGTGGATGTGGTTCGTGGCGCTGTACGCGGCGCTGAAGATCCCGGTGCCGCTGTGGCCGGACGGCTTTCCGGTGCTGGGGCTGGCGAGCACGGGCGCGCTGTCCGTGGCGGCGCTGCTGTTCGTGTGGGAGCGGGAGAACGCCTGGAAGGCGGGTCTGATGGCGCTGGTGGCGTTCGTGCTGGGCCTGGGCGTGGAGGTGCTGGGGAGCCGCACCGGCATTCCGTTCGGGGTGTACTCGTACGCGACTGCGCCGGGGCCGCTGCTGCTGGGCGTGCCGCTGATCGTGCCGCTGGGTTGGTTCGCGCTGACGCTGACCGCCACGAGCCTGTCGGGCGGGCGGCCCTGGCTGGCGGGCCTGCTGATGCTGCTGTGGGACGTGGGGCTGGAGCCGCTGATGACCGCGCAGCGCTACTGGCTCTGGAGTGATCCGCTGCCGCTGTGGGCGGGCGCGCCGGTGCAGAACTTCCTGGGCTGGTGGGGGGTGGGGGCGCTGATCTCGTGGGTCTTCACGGGCCTCGCCCCGCGGCTGTTCGGGCTGCGGCGCGAGGAGTGGGCGTGGGCGCTGCCGTGGCAGGCGCGGGACTATCCGCTGCACCGGGGGCCGAGCCTGAGTCTGCTGCCGGGCGGCGCGGCGCGGGGCGCTGATTTCCGCGTGGTGTACCCCATCGAGGCGTTCTTCCTGCCGGGCGGGCTGGTGCTGGTGGGCCGGTACGCCGAGGCCGGGGTGACGCTGGCGGCGATGCTGGGGGGCCTGTGGCTGGCGCGGCGGGTGACGCGCTTTGACCGCCCCTGA
- a CDS encoding metallophosphoesterase, with the protein MTRQVLIIPDLHGRPDLLRAALHQYPDAHYLSLGDAIDRGPRSMPVVETLMDLHRAGRATLLMGNHERMMQEGVKYYRQYLGTHDLGDYRRAMEGFQWWMRAGGETVRAELGSLTLEKFPPLLEEYLNVLRRVVYVTADGEIHDHPPSHPSVLVSHAAPPVKHPQHPNPLSAALWLRPFEGPFPLPEGVTYSVHGHTPVPIPCRLGRHLYLDLGAYDTGRLAIAEVNVHGLPTVTVLCGRGDPTRGRKYARFGEPVPVRPVDLPGAPPR; encoded by the coding sequence TTGACCCGGCAGGTGCTGATCATCCCGGACCTGCACGGCCGACCCGACCTGCTGCGCGCCGCGCTGCACCAGTACCCGGACGCCCACTACCTGTCCCTGGGCGACGCCATCGACCGCGGGCCGCGCTCCATGCCGGTCGTGGAGACCCTGATGGACCTGCACCGCGCCGGGCGCGCCACGCTGCTGATGGGCAACCACGAGCGCATGATGCAGGAGGGCGTGAAGTACTACCGCCAGTACCTCGGCACGCACGACCTCGGGGACTACCGCCGCGCCATGGAGGGCTTCCAGTGGTGGATGCGCGCCGGAGGCGAGACGGTCCGCGCCGAGCTGGGCAGCCTCACCCTGGAAAAATTCCCGCCGCTCTTGGAGGAGTACCTGAACGTCCTGCGCCGCGTCGTGTACGTCACGGCCGACGGCGAGATCCACGACCACCCGCCCAGCCACCCCAGCGTGCTCGTGTCGCACGCCGCGCCGCCCGTCAAGCACCCGCAGCACCCCAACCCGCTGTCGGCGGCGCTGTGGCTGCGCCCCTTCGAGGGGCCCTTCCCACTGCCCGAGGGCGTCACGTACTCGGTGCACGGGCACACGCCCGTCCCGATCCCCTGCCGCCTGGGCCGCCACCTGTACCTGGACCTGGGTGCGTACGACACGGGACGGCTGGCGATCGCCGAGGTGAACGTGCACGGCCTGCCGACCGTGACGGTCCTGTGCGGGCGCGGTGATCCCACGCGGGGCCGCAAGTACGCCCGGTTCGGCGAGCCGGTCCCGGTCCGCCCGGTGGACCTGCCCGGCGCGCCCCCCCGGTAA